A genome region from Bacteroides stercoris ATCC 43183 includes the following:
- a CDS encoding GtrA family protein — MKHLKRFPEFIRFVMVGILATALHYGIYFLLQRFINVNIAYTLGYALSFIANFYLTAYFTFGKKPSWSKAFGFGGAHLFNYLLHIGLLNTFLWLGLSKTLAPIPVFAIAIPVNFLLVRFVFKRKD; from the coding sequence ATGAAGCATTTAAAAAGATTTCCCGAGTTCATACGTTTTGTCATGGTGGGTATCCTTGCAACCGCTTTGCACTACGGGATATACTTCTTACTGCAACGGTTCATCAATGTAAATATAGCCTATACCCTCGGCTATGCCCTGAGCTTTATCGCCAATTTCTACCTTACCGCATACTTCACGTTCGGCAAAAAGCCGTCATGGAGCAAGGCGTTCGGTTTTGGCGGAGCACATTTATTCAATTACCTGCTGCACATCGGTTTGCTGAATACATTCCTCTGGTTGGGACTCTCCAAAACCCTTGCCCCTATTCCGGTATTCGCCATAGCCATTCCGGTCAATTTCCTGTTGGTACGCTTCGTTTTCAAACGAAAAGACTGA
- a CDS encoding YhcG family protein, with the protein MNINQNYIEAVKTIKEAILRSQYRAAASVNKEQLSLYYGIGRYVSENSRTGFWGKGAIEQISSLLQKELPGLRGFSVSNIKNMRVFYEEWEPVLNRQPAAGDLILDEKLLLSVIRQPLADEFNWSDFLSIGFSHHTEIISKAKTLEARLFYIHECAIHYWSKYTLRDYLKADLYNHRGTLPNNFAQTLPDTKQALKAVCSFKDEYLLDFINVEELNEEEEDLDEKIVEKAIVANVKKFIMTFGQDFSFIGNQYRMEVAGEEMFIDLLFFNRELNSLVAVELKSGKFRTSYLGQLNTYLSALDTYIRKPHENPSIGIILCREMNQTFVEFAVRDYNKPMGVATYRASKDMPERLRNALPDIEELKKLL; encoded by the coding sequence AGAAGCTATTCTACGCAGCCAGTACCGTGCAGCCGCATCGGTGAACAAGGAACAGCTATCTCTTTATTACGGCATCGGACGTTATGTATCGGAAAATTCCCGTACAGGCTTTTGGGGGAAAGGTGCAATTGAACAGATATCTTCTCTGTTGCAAAAAGAATTGCCGGGGTTAAGGGGATTTTCGGTTTCGAATATAAAGAATATGCGAGTTTTCTATGAAGAATGGGAGCCTGTCTTAAATCGCCAGCCAGCGGCTGGCGATTTGATATTAGATGAAAAATTGCTGTTGAGCGTAATTCGCCAGCCACTGGCTGACGAATTTAACTGGTCTGATTTTCTTTCAATCGGCTTTAGTCATCATACCGAAATAATATCCAAAGCTAAGACTTTGGAAGCAAGGCTGTTTTATATACATGAGTGCGCCATTCACTATTGGAGTAAATACACTTTAAGGGATTACTTAAAAGCAGACCTATACAACCATCGGGGAACTTTACCTAATAATTTCGCACAAACATTGCCCGATACTAAGCAAGCTCTAAAAGCTGTTTGTTCATTCAAAGATGAATACTTGCTTGATTTCATTAATGTGGAGGAACTGAATGAAGAGGAAGAAGATTTAGATGAAAAGATAGTAGAAAAGGCGATTGTTGCCAATGTGAAGAAGTTTATCATGACCTTTGGGCAAGATTTCAGTTTTATAGGCAATCAATATCGCATGGAGGTTGCAGGGGAAGAAATGTTCATTGATTTGCTCTTTTTCAATCGGGAGCTTAATTCTCTGGTCGCGGTCGAGTTGAAATCAGGAAAATTCCGTACATCTTATTTGGGGCAGTTGAATACTTATCTATCCGCCTTAGATACATATATCAGAAAGCCGCACGAGAATCCCTCTATCGGCATAATCCTTTGCAGAGAAATGAATCAGACCTTTGTAGAGTTTGCCGTTCGTGATTATAACAAACCGATGGGAGTTGCTACATACCGTGCTTCTAAAGATATGCCGGAACGGCTTCGTAACGCTTTGCCGGACATTGAGGAACTGAAAAAGCTATTGTAA
- a CDS encoding glycosyltransferase family 2 protein, producing MKKVTLLIPVYNEEAMLPTLYQRLIELINRNSTYAWEILFINDGSSDRTLDVIRQLRQTDSRVNFVNLSRNFGKEIAMLAGFDYTTGDCCVVMDADLQDPPELVDRMLQYWEEGYDDIYAKRRNRGEESWMRRRLSLAFYSILQKMSRIDILPNVGDFRLLDRRCVLTLRHLREQERYTKGLFCWIGYRKKSIEFDRGDRLAGHSSWSFFKLLNLAIEGITSSSTAPLRIATVCGILCSISSFIYAIYFLIKTIIYGDQAAGFPTLIVVILFLGGIQLFALGVIGEYIGRIFKETKRRPAYIASDYNEKKLGYDE from the coding sequence ATGAAGAAAGTAACCCTACTGATTCCGGTCTACAACGAAGAAGCGATGCTCCCTACCCTATATCAGCGCTTGATAGAACTTATCAACCGCAACAGCACTTATGCATGGGAAATCCTATTTATCAATGACGGCAGCAGCGACCGGACACTCGATGTTATCCGCCAACTCCGACAAACGGACAGCAGGGTAAATTTCGTGAACCTCTCGCGCAACTTCGGCAAGGAAATCGCCATGCTTGCAGGCTTCGACTACACCACCGGAGACTGCTGCGTGGTAATGGATGCCGACCTGCAAGACCCTCCCGAACTTGTAGACCGGATGCTGCAATACTGGGAAGAAGGTTATGACGACATCTACGCCAAACGCCGCAACCGTGGCGAAGAGAGCTGGATGCGCCGCCGGCTGTCACTTGCCTTCTACAGCATCTTACAAAAGATGAGCCGGATAGATATCCTGCCGAACGTAGGAGACTTCCGCCTGCTCGACCGCCGCTGCGTACTGACGTTAAGACACTTGCGCGAACAGGAACGCTATACCAAAGGACTATTCTGCTGGATAGGCTACCGGAAGAAAAGCATAGAATTCGACCGGGGCGACCGCCTTGCCGGACACTCCTCATGGAGTTTCTTCAAACTGCTGAACCTGGCAATCGAAGGAATCACCTCCTCTTCCACCGCTCCCCTGCGCATTGCCACCGTTTGCGGTATCCTCTGTTCCATTTCCAGCTTTATCTACGCTATCTATTTCCTGATAAAGACCATCATATACGGCGACCAGGCCGCCGGTTTCCCCACCCTGATAGTCGTTATTCTGTTCCTAGGCGGCATCCAACTGTTCGCATTGGGCGTTATCGGAGAGTATATCGGACGTATTTTCAAAGAGACCAAAAGACGCCCTGCTTATATCGCATCGGATTACAATGAGAAGAAGTTGGGATATGACGAATAA